One window of Bifidobacterium pseudocatenulatum DSM 20438 = JCM 1200 = LMG 10505 genomic DNA carries:
- the hisS gene encoding histidine--tRNA ligase produces MAKGASISGFPEWLPSERVVEQRVIDTLREVFELNGFIGIETRAVEQGSSLLKKGETSKEIYLLSRLQEVGHESDTPIEDRLGLHFDLTVPLSRYVVEHSGDLAFPFKRWQIQKVWRGERPQEGRFREFVQADIDVIGNGDLPDHYEVELPLVMVSALERLREFGLPKATVHANNRKLSEGFYRGLGLTDVEGVLREIDKLDKIGADEVAKLLVEGCGADENQARACLELAELTAADGAELSGKFDTLCEKHGIANDSEAYVLARQGLDTLAMIVDEAARIRPGSVIADLKIARGLDYYTGSVYETFLDGAAALGSICSGGRYDNLASQGNRKYPGVGLSIGLSRLVSYMLHTAGAHANRVSPASVLVAVWNEEDRSASNQIANQLRARGIAADVAPTAAKLGKQIKYADKLGIPYVWFPADKSAQDASDEVKNIITGDQQPANAQSWEPDTVYAQQTVTVEA; encoded by the coding sequence GTGGCAAAAGGCGCATCTATTTCAGGATTTCCAGAGTGGCTCCCCTCTGAACGTGTTGTGGAGCAGCGTGTTATCGACACGCTCCGTGAAGTTTTCGAGCTCAATGGCTTCATTGGCATTGAAACTCGTGCTGTTGAGCAGGGTTCGAGTCTGCTCAAGAAGGGCGAAACCAGCAAGGAAATTTACCTGCTGAGCCGCCTTCAGGAGGTCGGTCATGAGTCCGACACTCCGATTGAGGACCGCCTTGGTCTGCACTTCGATTTGACTGTTCCGCTGAGCCGTTATGTGGTCGAACATTCCGGCGATTTGGCATTCCCTTTCAAGCGTTGGCAGATTCAAAAGGTCTGGCGTGGCGAACGCCCGCAGGAAGGTCGTTTCCGCGAGTTCGTGCAGGCCGATATCGATGTGATCGGCAACGGTGATCTGCCCGATCATTACGAGGTCGAGCTGCCGCTGGTCATGGTATCGGCATTGGAACGTCTGCGTGAGTTCGGTTTGCCGAAGGCCACCGTGCATGCGAACAACCGTAAGCTTTCTGAAGGTTTCTACCGTGGTCTTGGCTTGACCGATGTCGAGGGCGTGCTCCGTGAGATCGATAAGCTCGACAAGATCGGTGCCGACGAAGTGGCCAAGTTGCTGGTCGAAGGCTGTGGAGCCGACGAGAATCAGGCACGTGCGTGCCTTGAGCTGGCTGAACTGACCGCAGCTGACGGCGCTGAACTGTCCGGCAAGTTCGACACGCTGTGCGAGAAGCATGGCATTGCCAATGATTCCGAGGCGTACGTGCTCGCACGTCAGGGTCTTGACACGTTGGCGATGATTGTTGACGAGGCCGCTCGTATTCGCCCGGGATCCGTGATCGCTGATTTGAAGATCGCGCGTGGTCTGGATTACTACACCGGTTCCGTGTATGAGACGTTCCTTGACGGTGCTGCGGCTCTTGGTTCCATCTGTTCCGGCGGTCGTTACGACAATCTCGCATCGCAGGGCAATAGGAAGTATCCGGGCGTGGGCCTGTCCATTGGCCTGTCCCGTCTCGTTTCATACATGCTGCACACCGCCGGTGCCCATGCGAATCGCGTGTCTCCGGCTTCCGTGCTCGTGGCCGTGTGGAACGAGGAGGACCGTTCCGCTTCCAACCAAATCGCCAATCAGCTGCGCGCCCGTGGCATTGCGGCAGATGTGGCTCCGACCGCAGCCAAGCTTGGCAAGCAGATCAAGTACGCAGACAAGCTCGGCATCCCATACGTGTGGTTCCCCGCGGACAAGTCCGCGCAGGACGCTTCGGACGAAGTCAAGAACATCATCACGGGCGACCAGCAGCCGGCCAACGCACAGTCTTGGGAGCCGGATACTGTGTATGCCCAGCAAACCGTTACCGTAGAAGCCTGA
- the aspS gene encoding aspartate--tRNA ligase, giving the protein MSQTAYRTHHATEVTEELVGQKVTLSGWVDRRRDHGGVAFIDLRDNTGLVQVVIYDEDMARPLRSEFVIQVVGEVRLRPDGNENDHLATGKIEVVAENIEVLAKSDALPFQVSTALENESENKLPGEEVRLKYRYLDLRRPSMQRNLKLRSQMSKAARHALEEMGFEEVETPTMIKSTPEGARDFVVPARLVPGSWYALPQSPQLLKQLLMVSGVERYYQLARCYRDEDFRADRQPEFTQLDMEMAFVDQEDVMAMAEKVIAAIWKSAGYEIQLPIQRITWQEAMDKYGSDKPDLRFGNPLIELTDYFKNTPFRVFQAPYVGAVLFKGGAATPRRQFDAWQDWAKQRGAKGLAYVVFAENGELKGPVAKNLSEEERAGLKEAVGAEDGDAVFFAAGRRTSAQELLGAVRVELADRAGLLKPDDFAFTWVVDFPLFKPTDDPDDDDVAVGHSKWTSMHHPFTMPSKDWIDTFDKDPEHAMSDSYDIVCNGNEMGGGSVRIHRDDIQDRVLDVLGITPEEAADKFGFLLEAFKYGAPPHAGIALGWDRTAAILAGADSIRDVIAFPKAGGGRDPLTGAPAPISDEQRAETGVDYDPEEDED; this is encoded by the coding sequence ATGAGCCAGACGGCTTATAGAACACATCATGCAACCGAAGTGACCGAGGAACTCGTCGGTCAGAAGGTGACGCTCTCCGGTTGGGTCGATCGTCGTCGTGACCACGGTGGCGTGGCCTTCATCGATCTTCGTGACAACACCGGTCTTGTGCAGGTAGTTATCTACGACGAAGACATGGCACGTCCGCTGCGCTCCGAGTTTGTGATTCAGGTGGTGGGCGAGGTCCGCCTGCGTCCGGACGGTAACGAGAATGATCATCTGGCCACCGGCAAGATCGAGGTTGTGGCGGAAAACATCGAGGTGCTCGCCAAGTCTGACGCGCTGCCGTTCCAGGTGTCCACCGCGTTGGAAAACGAGTCCGAGAACAAGCTGCCGGGCGAGGAAGTTCGCCTCAAGTACCGTTATCTCGACCTGCGCCGCCCGTCCATGCAGCGCAATCTGAAGCTGCGTTCCCAGATGTCGAAGGCTGCTCGCCACGCTCTGGAAGAGATGGGCTTCGAAGAGGTCGAAACCCCGACCATGATCAAGTCCACTCCGGAAGGCGCTCGCGATTTTGTGGTGCCGGCCCGCTTGGTGCCAGGTTCTTGGTACGCGTTGCCGCAGTCCCCGCAGCTTCTCAAGCAGCTGCTGATGGTTTCCGGCGTGGAACGCTACTACCAGCTGGCCCGCTGCTACCGTGACGAGGATTTCCGTGCAGATCGTCAGCCGGAGTTCACCCAGCTCGATATGGAAATGGCGTTCGTGGATCAGGAAGACGTGATGGCCATGGCCGAAAAGGTCATCGCCGCCATCTGGAAGTCCGCAGGCTATGAGATCCAGCTGCCGATTCAGCGCATCACTTGGCAGGAAGCCATGGATAAGTACGGCTCCGACAAGCCGGATCTGCGTTTCGGCAACCCGCTGATCGAGCTGACCGACTACTTCAAGAACACTCCGTTCCGCGTGTTCCAGGCTCCGTACGTTGGTGCGGTGCTCTTCAAGGGTGGCGCGGCCACGCCTCGCCGCCAGTTCGACGCTTGGCAGGATTGGGCCAAGCAGCGTGGCGCCAAGGGCCTCGCCTACGTGGTGTTCGCTGAGAACGGCGAGCTCAAGGGACCTGTTGCCAAGAACCTGTCTGAAGAGGAGCGCGCTGGCCTGAAGGAAGCCGTTGGGGCAGAAGACGGCGATGCCGTGTTCTTCGCAGCAGGCCGTCGCACCTCCGCTCAGGAGCTGCTGGGTGCCGTGCGTGTGGAACTGGCCGATCGCGCCGGTCTGCTCAAGCCGGACGACTTCGCTTTCACTTGGGTTGTGGACTTCCCGCTGTTCAAGCCCACCGACGATCCGGATGACGACGATGTGGCAGTCGGCCACTCCAAGTGGACCTCCATGCACCATCCGTTCACCATGCCGTCCAAGGATTGGATCGACACCTTCGACAAGGATCCGGAGCACGCCATGTCTGATTCCTACGACATCGTGTGCAACGGTAACGAAATGGGCGGCGGTTCCGTGCGTATCCACCGTGATGACATTCAGGATCGTGTGCTCGATGTGCTCGGCATCACTCCTGAAGAGGCTGCCGACAAGTTCGGCTTCCTGCTTGAAGCCTTCAAGTACGGCGCTCCGCCGCACGCTGGCATCGCTCTCGGTTGGGATCGTACCGCCGCCATCCTGGCTGGCGCCGACTCCATCCGCGACGTCATCGCCTTCCCGAAGGCTGGCGGCGGTCGTGATCCGCTGACCGGCGCCCCGGCTCCGATTTCCGACGAACAGCGTGCGGAAACCGGCGTTGATTATGATCCGGAAGAAGACGAAGACTGA